In the Thermodesulfovibrio yellowstonii DSM 11347 genome, one interval contains:
- a CDS encoding ABC transporter permease, producing the protein MLSYLIKRFLLMIPILFGITLICFIVINLAPGSPATFQEELSPKASPEAVEALKKLYGLDKPIHERYLNWLKMVVTLDLGKSFVDGRNVKDKIKERLPITVTLNLFSLLLILIIAIPIGVYSALKQGSLFDRALTVFVFTGFSVPTFWLALLAMIVFGVNLGWLPISGIQSIGAETMPFHERLVDWIKHLILPVTIMSFAGLAGMSRYTRSSMLEVLRQDYIRTARSKGLPERVVIIRYALRNALLPVVTLLGLAIPGLIGGSVIFESIFSIPGMGQLFYSSAMARDYPTIMGILIIGALLTLIGNLIADIAYFIVDPRIRVKRDV; encoded by the coding sequence ATGCTTTCATATTTAATAAAAAGATTCCTTCTTATGATACCGATTCTTTTTGGTATCACTCTTATATGTTTCATTGTGATAAATCTTGCACCTGGTTCACCTGCTACATTTCAGGAAGAATTGTCTCCAAAAGCCTCTCCAGAAGCTGTGGAAGCTCTTAAAAAGCTTTATGGACTGGATAAACCAATTCATGAAAGATATCTCAACTGGCTTAAAATGGTTGTTACATTAGATCTTGGTAAAAGTTTTGTTGATGGAAGAAATGTAAAAGATAAGATAAAAGAGAGACTGCCCATTACAGTAACTCTTAATTTATTTTCCCTTTTACTTATTCTTATCATAGCAATTCCTATTGGAGTTTACTCAGCCTTGAAACAAGGAAGTCTTTTTGACAGGGCATTAACTGTTTTTGTTTTTACAGGGTTTTCTGTTCCCACTTTCTGGCTTGCTTTGCTTGCAATGATTGTTTTTGGTGTAAATCTTGGATGGCTTCCAATATCTGGAATTCAGAGTATTGGTGCAGAAACAATGCCATTTCATGAAAGATTAGTTGACTGGATAAAACATCTTATCTTGCCTGTTACAATCATGTCTTTTGCAGGACTTGCAGGGATGTCAAGATATACTCGTTCAAGTATGCTTGAAGTGTTGCGACAGGATTATATTCGGACAGCGAGGTCTAAAGGGCTTCCTGAGAGAGTTGTTATTATCAGGTATGCGTTAAGAAACGCTCTTTTACCTGTTGTAACACTTTTAGGACTTGCAATTCCTGGACTTATTGGAGGAAGTGTTATTTTTGAAAGTATTTTTTCTATTCCTGGGATGGGGCAACTTTTTTATTCGTCTGCTATGGCAAGGGATTATCCAACAATAATGGGGATATTAATAATCGGTGCATTATTGACATTAATTGGTAATCTTATTGCAGACATTGCCTATTTTATTGTTGATCCAAGAATCAGGGTAAAACGGGATGTTTAA
- a CDS encoding efflux RND transporter periplasmic adaptor subunit yields MNIFKAFLLFICFFLLCSCSKSSQQKQPPPVPVVVTQSVVKDVPIQITAIGNVEAYSSVVIKSRVEGQLIRTNFKEGDEVKKGQLLFVIDPRPFEEAVRQAEANLLRDKAQLEFAKADLERYDELVKEELVSRQQYEKIRTTYESLKATVKADEAILNNARLQLNYCYIYSPIDGKIGSLLVHPGNMIKANDTQIATINQIIPIYVRFSVPEQELFRIKKAMSQGSLKTEAIVKGVDANYSKEGRVVFIDNAVDTATGTVKLKAEFANRDKILWPGQFVNVVLTLGVKDKAIVIPYRALQTGQKGQYVYVVKEDKTAEIREVQPGLRFGDEVTIEKGLNSGETIVVDGQLRLIPGARVEIKK; encoded by the coding sequence ATGAATATATTTAAAGCTTTTTTATTATTTATATGTTTTTTCTTGCTTTGTTCTTGTTCTAAATCATCTCAACAAAAACAGCCACCTCCTGTGCCAGTTGTTGTTACTCAATCAGTGGTTAAGGATGTGCCAATTCAGATTACAGCAATCGGAAATGTAGAGGCATACTCTTCAGTTGTAATTAAATCAAGGGTTGAGGGACAACTAATCAGAACAAATTTTAAAGAAGGTGATGAGGTTAAAAAAGGTCAACTTCTTTTTGTGATTGATCCCAGACCATTTGAAGAAGCAGTAAGGCAGGCTGAGGCGAATCTTTTAAGAGACAAAGCTCAACTTGAGTTTGCAAAAGCTGACCTTGAAAGATATGATGAACTTGTAAAGGAAGAACTTGTTTCAAGACAACAGTATGAGAAAATTAGAACCACCTATGAATCTCTAAAAGCTACTGTTAAAGCTGATGAAGCAATACTTAACAATGCAAGACTTCAATTAAATTATTGTTATATTTATTCACCAATTGATGGTAAAATTGGTTCTTTACTTGTACATCCAGGTAATATGATAAAGGCAAATGACACTCAGATTGCGACAATAAATCAGATAATTCCAATATATGTTCGTTTTTCAGTGCCTGAGCAAGAGCTTTTCAGAATTAAAAAAGCAATGTCCCAGGGATCGCTTAAAACTGAAGCAATTGTAAAGGGAGTTGATGCAAACTATTCTAAAGAGGGTAGAGTTGTATTTATTGACAATGCTGTTGACACAGCAACTGGTACAGTTAAGCTTAAAGCTGAATTTGCAAATAGGGATAAAATTCTCTGGCCAGGGCAGTTTGTGAATGTTGTTTTAACTCTTGGAGTTAAAGATAAGGCAATAGTAATTCCCTATAGAGCTCTTCAGACAGGACAGAAAGGTCAGTATGTTTATGTAGTTAAAGAAGACAAAACCGCTGAGATAAGAGAAGTTCAGCCAGGATTAAGGTTTGGTGATGAAGTTACAATAGAAAAAGGATTAAATTCTGGAGAAACAATTGTTGTTGATGGTCAACTAAGACTCATTCCTGGAGCAAGGGTGGAGATTAAAAAGTAA
- a CDS encoding efflux RND transporter permease subunit: MNFSQIFIQRPVMTTLLMLAIIVFGLVGYRYLPIAELPNVDFPTILVTANLPGASPETMASAVATPLEREFSTISGLKSMNSINAKGVTQITLEFDLNRDIDAAAQDVQTAISRASRQLPSNMPTPPTYNKVNPADMPILYFAITSPTMPLYRLHEYADTLLAQNISMVNGVAQVQIFGAQKYAVRVRIDPNLIASKGIGIDEVEQAIKKGNVELPTGTLYGNYQAFTIEATGQLFNASHYNELIIASKEGSPVKIKDIGEAVDSVENDKLAAWYGSGGKLQRAMVLAIYRQPGTNTVEVADNVKKKVDELKRQIPASVSLNLLYDRSQSIRESVRDVQFTLLFTVFLVVLVIFLFLRRLSATVIPSVALPISIIGTFAVMYLLGYSLDNLSLMALTLSIGFLVDDAIVMLENIVRHIEKGEKPFQAALNGSKEIWFTILSMTLSLVAVFIPVLFMGGIVGRLFKEFAVTISVAILISGLVSLTLTPMMCSRFLRVQNQKHGKLYMALEKGFEWMINVYKISLSWSLKHHKLMMIGSGVILIITAYIFVKIPAGFLPSEDKSQIFVMTEASEDISFDEMVRHQLQLADLILKESAVKDFMTSVGPSTASPAPNVARMFMHLKPISERPHVDKLINQLRPKLNSIPGLKVYPQNPPTIRIGGTLTKALYQFTLSGSNLEELYYYAQVLESKMKQIPIIQDVSSNLQIKTPQLNIEIDRAKAESIGVTAEQIENALWGAFGSKWISTIYAPNNQYEVILELKPEYQKDPSALSMLYIRSSKGELVPLNSVATVSQSIGPLTVNHTGQLPSVTISFNLKPDISLGEALSEIQKVAKATLPDTIMTSFQGAAQAFKESFQGLWFLLIVAVFVVYIVLGILYESFIHPITILSALPFAGFGALVTLLVFGVELNIYSFVGIIMLIGLVKKNGIMMIDFALHAQRNENMKAHEAIYNACLIRFRPIMMTTMAALFGALPIALGIGAGGEVRQPLGLAVVGGLLFSQMLTLFVTPVFYLYMDRLQNWLSRKKHL; this comes from the coding sequence ATGAACTTCTCCCAGATTTTTATCCAACGTCCTGTAATGACAACTCTTTTAATGTTGGCTATAATTGTTTTCGGATTAGTAGGATACCGTTATCTGCCTATTGCAGAACTTCCAAATGTTGATTTTCCGACCATACTTGTTACAGCAAATTTACCTGGTGCTTCACCAGAAACAATGGCATCAGCTGTTGCAACTCCGCTTGAAAGGGAGTTTTCAACAATTTCAGGATTAAAATCAATGAACTCTATTAATGCAAAGGGAGTAACTCAGATAACTCTTGAGTTTGACTTAAACAGAGATATAGATGCAGCAGCGCAAGATGTTCAAACCGCTATTTCAAGAGCATCAAGACAGCTACCTTCAAACATGCCAACTCCTCCTACTTATAACAAAGTTAATCCTGCTGATATGCCAATTCTCTATTTTGCAATTACTTCTCCAACGATGCCTCTTTACAGACTTCATGAATATGCTGATACACTTTTAGCGCAGAATATCTCTATGGTAAATGGAGTAGCACAGGTTCAGATATTCGGAGCTCAAAAATATGCTGTTAGAGTGAGAATTGACCCTAATTTGATAGCAAGTAAAGGGATTGGGATTGATGAAGTTGAGCAGGCAATTAAAAAAGGAAATGTAGAACTTCCCACAGGTACACTTTATGGTAATTATCAGGCATTTACTATAGAAGCAACAGGACAACTTTTTAATGCATCTCATTATAATGAACTTATTATAGCAAGTAAAGAAGGCTCTCCTGTAAAAATTAAAGATATTGGAGAGGCTGTTGATAGCGTTGAAAATGATAAACTTGCTGCATGGTATGGAAGTGGTGGAAAACTTCAAAGAGCAATGGTTCTTGCAATATACAGACAACCTGGAACAAATACTGTTGAAGTAGCAGATAATGTTAAAAAGAAAGTAGATGAACTTAAAAGACAGATACCGGCAAGTGTTTCTTTGAATCTTCTTTATGACCGTTCCCAATCAATAAGAGAGTCTGTAAGAGATGTACAGTTTACATTGTTATTTACAGTTTTTCTGGTAGTGCTTGTTATTTTTCTCTTTTTAAGAAGACTTTCAGCCACAGTGATTCCTTCTGTTGCTTTACCAATCTCAATAATTGGAACATTTGCTGTTATGTATCTTCTTGGATATAGTCTTGACAATCTCTCTCTTATGGCACTTACTCTTTCAATTGGTTTTCTGGTTGACGATGCTATTGTTATGCTTGAAAATATTGTCCGACATATTGAAAAAGGAGAAAAACCTTTTCAAGCAGCTTTAAATGGTTCAAAGGAAATATGGTTTACGATTCTTTCCATGACTCTTTCACTTGTTGCTGTTTTCATCCCTGTGCTTTTCATGGGTGGAATTGTGGGAAGACTTTTTAAAGAGTTCGCTGTAACAATATCTGTTGCTATACTTATTTCAGGATTAGTCTCTCTTACGCTTACTCCAATGATGTGTAGCAGATTTCTGAGAGTTCAAAATCAAAAACATGGTAAGCTTTATATGGCTTTAGAAAAAGGATTTGAATGGATGATAAATGTTTATAAAATTAGCTTGAGCTGGTCTTTGAAGCATCATAAGTTAATGATGATCGGTTCTGGTGTAATTTTAATAATTACAGCTTACATATTTGTAAAAATACCAGCAGGTTTTCTACCAAGTGAAGATAAAAGTCAAATTTTTGTTATGACAGAAGCATCGGAAGACATATCTTTTGATGAGATGGTAAGACATCAACTTCAGCTGGCAGATCTTATATTAAAGGAATCAGCTGTTAAGGACTTTATGACTTCTGTTGGTCCTAGTACAGCTTCTCCTGCTCCAAATGTTGCAAGAATGTTCATGCATTTAAAACCTATTTCTGAAAGGCCACATGTAGATAAATTGATTAATCAGCTTAGACCAAAGCTGAATTCCATACCAGGACTTAAAGTATATCCTCAAAATCCTCCTACAATTAGAATAGGTGGAACACTTACAAAAGCTCTTTATCAGTTTACTCTTTCAGGAAGCAATCTTGAAGAGCTTTATTACTATGCACAGGTCTTAGAAAGTAAAATGAAACAGATTCCTATAATTCAAGATGTTTCATCAAATCTACAGATAAAGACTCCACAGTTAAATATAGAAATTGACAGAGCCAAAGCTGAATCTATTGGAGTTACAGCAGAGCAGATAGAAAATGCTCTATGGGGTGCTTTCGGAAGCAAATGGATTTCAACAATTTATGCTCCTAACAATCAGTACGAAGTTATTCTTGAGCTTAAGCCAGAATATCAAAAAGACCCTTCAGCGCTTTCAATGCTTTATATACGTTCTTCAAAGGGAGAGCTTGTTCCTCTTAATTCTGTTGCAACAGTATCACAAAGTATCGGTCCATTAACTGTAAATCATACAGGGCAACTTCCTTCTGTTACAATATCTTTCAATCTTAAACCTGATATTTCTCTTGGTGAAGCTTTAAGTGAGATTCAAAAAGTTGCAAAAGCAACTTTACCGGACACTATAATGACAAGCTTTCAGGGCGCAGCTCAGGCTTTTAAAGAGTCTTTTCAGGGATTGTGGTTTTTACTTATTGTAGCAGTTTTTGTTGTTTATATAGTTTTAGGAATTCTTTATGAAAGTTTTATTCATCCTATAACAATTCTTTCAGCGCTTCCTTTTGCTGGTTTTGGAGCATTGGTGACTTTACTGGTATTTGGAGTTGAATTAAATATTTATTCCTTTGTAGGAATAATAATGCTCATTGGACTTGTAAAGAAAAATGGTATTATGATGATAGATTTCGCGCTTCATGCCCAGCGAAATGAAAATATGAAAGCTCATGAAGCAATTTATAATGCCTGTCTTATAAGATTTCGTCCTATTATGATGACAACAATGGCAGCACTTTTTGGAGCTTTACCAATTGCTCTTGGAATCGGAGCAGGTGGAGAGGTTCGTCAACCACTTGGACTTGCAGTTGTAGGTGGTTTGCTATTTTCACAAATGCTTACACTTTTTGTAACGCCAGTTTTTTATCTTTATATGGATAGACTTCAAAACTGGCTTTCAAGAAAAAAACATTTGTGA
- a CDS encoding tRNA1(Val) (adenine(37)-N6)-methyltransferase, producing the protein MDYTVDSIGSIKICQPKEGYRFSVDALILAHFVNLKRVNKAIDIGAGTGIIGIILAKKYSESHITMIEIQSELAKLAQESAKLNNVNNNITITCMDAKDLISSESFLHEFDVVISNPPFRKPGTGRISNQEKKAVARHELSLTVTDIAKISQKLLKHHGRLYIIHLPERFTEIVRIMSKHYLEIKRVRFVHSKKDSPAKMVLIEAVKGGRVALKVEPPLFIYNDDGTYTDEMKKIYEI; encoded by the coding sequence ATGGATTATACAGTTGACTCCATAGGAAGTATCAAGATTTGCCAGCCTAAAGAAGGTTACCGTTTTAGTGTAGATGCCTTAATTCTTGCTCATTTTGTTAATTTAAAAAGAGTTAATAAAGCTATTGATATTGGTGCAGGAACAGGAATAATTGGAATTATTCTTGCAAAAAAATACAGTGAATCTCATATTACAATGATTGAGATACAGTCAGAGCTTGCAAAACTTGCTCAGGAAAGTGCAAAGCTAAACAATGTCAATAATAATATAACAATTACATGTATGGATGCAAAGGACTTAATTTCTTCAGAGTCTTTTCTTCATGAATTTGATGTTGTTATATCAAATCCTCCTTTTAGAAAACCGGGCACTGGAAGAATTAGCAATCAAGAAAAAAAAGCTGTTGCAAGACATGAACTAAGCCTTACTGTGACTGATATTGCAAAAATTTCTCAGAAACTTTTGAAACATCATGGTCGTCTTTATATAATTCATCTGCCAGAAAGATTCACAGAAATTGTAAGGATAATGAGCAAACATTATCTTGAAATAAAAAGAGTTCGATTTGTTCACTCTAAAAAAGATTCTCCTGCTAAAATGGTTCTTATTGAAGCAGTAAAAGGGGGCAGGGTAGCATTAAAAGTTGAACCTCCTTTGTTTATTTATAATGATGATGGAACATATACAGATGAAATGAAAAAGATATATGAAATTTAG
- a CDS encoding NADH-quinone oxidoreductase subunit M — protein sequence MHEEVIARNSNNFELKKYLLISFLLIILVGSVILVSGIAANNLSFPILSTLIFFPVAGAALIAIIPRDKEELIKFSALIISIVEFIFSIPLYISFNKTTSQMQFKEEHLWIPEWGIKYYLGVDGISILFILLSSLLTILCVTVSWKEIDRKIKEFYAALLITHSAMIGVFMSLDIFLFYIFWEAMLIPMYLIIGIWGGPRRIYSAIKFFLYTFIGSVLMLVGILVLYFHTGTSDILSLMKNSYPYKMQLWLFWAFFAAFAVKVPMWPVHTWLPDAHTEAPTAGSVILAGVLIKMGAYGFLRFNLPMFPEATLAMKPFMMILSVIAIIYGALICLIQKDLKRLIAYSSVSHMGFVTLGIFALNQQGIQGGIIQMLNHGVVTGALFLCIGIVYQRTHTRQIAHYGGVATVMPAYSAFFMIFTLASIGLPGTNGFIGEFLILLGTFKAWKLMCILAATALIIGAAYMLWLYQRVFFEKTNPEFLQHIHGYSDLNSREIVTLLPLVLVVLWIGFYPNALLSFMDVSVKELINHVTQSVGAMK from the coding sequence ATGCATGAGGAAGTAATAGCCCGAAATAGTAATAATTTTGAGCTTAAAAAGTATCTTCTGATTTCGTTTTTACTTATTATTCTTGTAGGCAGTGTTATTTTAGTATCTGGTATCGCTGCAAATAATTTGTCGTTTCCGATTCTTTCAACTCTTATTTTCTTTCCTGTAGCTGGTGCAGCTCTGATTGCTATAATTCCAAGAGATAAAGAAGAGTTAATAAAATTTTCAGCACTTATAATTTCAATCGTAGAGTTCATTTTTAGCATTCCTCTTTATATATCTTTTAATAAAACTACATCACAAATGCAGTTTAAAGAAGAACATCTGTGGATTCCAGAGTGGGGAATAAAATATTATCTTGGAGTTGATGGAATAAGCATTCTTTTTATTCTGTTAAGTAGTCTTCTTACAATTCTCTGTGTAACGGTTTCATGGAAAGAGATAGATAGGAAGATTAAAGAGTTTTATGCTGCTTTACTTATTACCCATTCTGCAATGATTGGCGTATTTATGAGCCTTGATATTTTCCTCTTTTATATTTTTTGGGAGGCAATGCTTATTCCCATGTATTTAATTATTGGAATATGGGGTGGTCCAAGAAGAATTTATTCAGCTATAAAGTTCTTTTTATATACTTTTATTGGTAGCGTTCTCATGCTTGTTGGGATTCTGGTTCTTTATTTTCATACAGGAACATCAGATATTCTATCACTTATGAAAAATTCATACCCTTATAAAATGCAACTTTGGCTATTTTGGGCTTTCTTTGCAGCCTTTGCAGTTAAAGTGCCTATGTGGCCTGTGCACACCTGGCTTCCAGATGCACACACTGAAGCTCCAACAGCAGGAAGTGTAATACTCGCAGGAGTTCTCATTAAAATGGGAGCCTATGGATTTCTGAGATTTAATCTTCCAATGTTTCCAGAGGCAACTCTTGCAATGAAGCCTTTTATGATGATTCTTTCAGTTATAGCAATTATATATGGTGCTTTAATATGTTTGATACAGAAAGATCTTAAGCGTCTTATTGCCTATAGCTCTGTAAGCCATATGGGATTTGTAACACTTGGAATTTTTGCTTTAAACCAGCAGGGAATACAGGGTGGGATTATTCAGATGCTTAATCATGGAGTTGTTACAGGGGCGTTATTTTTATGTATTGGAATTGTTTATCAGAGAACCCATACGCGCCAGATTGCTCATTATGGAGGAGTAGCTACAGTTATGCCTGCATATTCAGCATTCTTTATGATTTTTACACTTGCTTCAATTGGGCTTCCTGGAACAAATGGATTTATTGGTGAGTTTTTGATACTTCTTGGCACTTTTAAAGCATGGAAACTTATGTGCATTCTGGCAGCTACTGCCTTAATAATTGGAGCAGCTTACATGTTATGGCTATATCAGAGAGTTTTCTTTGAAAAAACAAATCCAGAATTTTTACAGCATATACATGGATATAGTGATTTGAATTCAAGAGAGATTGTTACACTGCTTCCTCTTGTTTTGGTTGTGCTCTGGATCGGTTTTTATCCAAATGCTTTATTAAGCTTTATGGATGTCTCTGTGAAAGAGCTTATTAACCATGTAACACAGTCTGTGGGGGCAATGAAATGA
- a CDS encoding adenosine-specific kinase, which produces MELKAIKVEIPEGCNIILGQTHFIKTAEDLYEILATHIPHAKFAIAFTEASGPCLIRSEGNDEELRQICIKNLQNIGAGHVFCILMKGAFPISVLNAIKMCQEVCNIYCATANPLEVIVAETELGRGILGVIDGFSPKGVEKEEDRQHRKEFLRKINYKL; this is translated from the coding sequence ATGGAACTTAAAGCAATAAAAGTTGAAATTCCTGAAGGATGCAATATAATACTTGGGCAAACTCATTTCATAAAGACTGCTGAAGATCTTTATGAGATTTTAGCAACTCATATACCACATGCAAAGTTTGCAATTGCCTTTACAGAGGCTTCAGGACCATGCCTTATTCGTTCTGAAGGAAATGATGAAGAGTTAAGGCAAATATGCATTAAAAACCTTCAAAACATAGGTGCAGGGCATGTTTTCTGCATTCTCATGAAAGGAGCATTTCCCATAAGTGTATTGAATGCCATCAAAATGTGTCAGGAAGTATGTAACATTTATTGCGCCACAGCGAATCCTCTTGAAGTAATAGTAGCAGAAACTGAGCTTGGCAGGGGAATTTTAGGAGTAATTGACGGTTTTTCACCTAAAGGAGTTGAAAAAGAAGAAGACCGTCAGCATAGAAAAGAGTTTCTTAGAAAAATTAACTATAAACTTTAA
- a CDS encoding NADH-quinone oxidoreductase subunit N, whose translation MNISQIPLQVEALIPEITLTGFASLILLAGLLKLKNEVLVWSSVLFLVIFAFFIPSFEGEAFNGMFLNDFLTIYLKLIIIIGTIISLLVLTSYLKEKLIRFNESIAFILFSALGMMLLVSARELISFFLSFELMSLSIYVLVGIRRYDVKSNEAAVKYFMLGGFSSAIMLFGIAFIYGATNTTELSLILKVISNYNPLILIGLGLFIVGLCFKIALVPFHMWAPDVYEGAPTPVTAFISTLPKVAILGAFGRVLVEIFRDYYIDWSNFLIVLSIATMATGNFFALIQKNIKRMLAYSSIAHAGYIIIGVIVGTQSGFNSVVAYMFIYTLMNIGAFAMVIAFNEESIENYKGLHKFHPALAIAMLIFMFSLTGVPPTAGFIVKFNIFLQAVKAGFTWLVVIAVIFTVISAYYYLRIVMYMYMKEPVKLPEPIYSRELEVAILICTIGVTFLGILPLFLI comes from the coding sequence ATGAATATATCTCAGATTCCTTTGCAAGTTGAAGCTCTAATACCTGAGATAACTCTTACAGGTTTTGCATCATTGATTTTGCTTGCTGGATTATTGAAACTAAAAAATGAAGTTTTAGTATGGAGTTCTGTTTTATTTTTAGTCATTTTTGCATTTTTTATTCCTTCTTTTGAAGGTGAGGCTTTCAATGGAATGTTTTTGAATGACTTCTTAACAATATATCTGAAACTTATTATAATTATCGGAACTATCATATCTTTGCTTGTTTTAACTTCATATTTGAAAGAAAAATTAATCCGGTTTAATGAAAGTATAGCTTTTATTCTCTTTTCTGCACTTGGTATGATGCTACTTGTCTCCGCAAGAGAGTTAATTAGCTTTTTTTTATCATTTGAACTCATGTCTTTAAGTATATATGTGTTAGTCGGAATTAGAAGATATGACGTAAAGTCAAATGAAGCCGCAGTTAAATATTTCATGCTCGGTGGATTTTCTTCAGCAATTATGCTTTTTGGAATTGCTTTTATTTATGGAGCAACAAATACAACAGAACTTTCTTTAATTTTAAAAGTTATTTCAAATTACAATCCATTGATTCTTATAGGACTTGGACTTTTTATAGTTGGACTTTGTTTCAAAATAGCTCTTGTACCATTTCATATGTGGGCTCCTGATGTGTATGAGGGAGCACCAACGCCTGTAACTGCTTTCATATCTACTTTGCCAAAAGTGGCAATTCTCGGTGCTTTTGGTAGGGTTTTAGTTGAAATTTTTAGAGATTACTATATTGACTGGAGCAATTTTCTTATCGTGCTTTCTATTGCTACAATGGCAACTGGAAATTTCTTCGCTCTTATACAGAAAAACATAAAAAGAATGCTTGCCTATTCAAGCATAGCCCATGCAGGCTATATAATAATTGGAGTGATCGTAGGAACCCAGTCAGGTTTTAATTCAGTAGTTGCTTATATGTTTATTTATACATTAATGAATATCGGCGCCTTTGCAATGGTTATTGCTTTTAATGAAGAGAGTATTGAAAATTACAAAGGACTTCATAAATTTCATCCTGCCCTTGCTATAGCGATGTTAATATTTATGTTTTCTCTTACAGGCGTTCCACCCACAGCAGGATTTATTGTTAAATTCAACATATTCCTTCAGGCAGTTAAAGCAGGCTTTACATGGCTTGTAGTTATTGCTGTGATTTTTACTGTTATATCTGCTTACTACTATTTGAGAATCGTAATGTATATGTATATGAAAGAGCCTGTGAAATTACCTGAACCAATTTATTCAAGAGAACTTGAAGTTGCTATTTTAATTTGCACTATAGGTGTTACCTTCTTGGGTATCCTTCCATTGTTTTTGATTTAA
- a CDS encoding DUF2934 domain-containing protein encodes MINREKIEEEIRQVAYELYVKSGCIPGRDLDNWLEAERIVLAKYESEEISGCCEPEAEEKPKRKRGSKKGAKPKSKGRSKKS; translated from the coding sequence ATGATTAACAGAGAAAAAATTGAAGAAGAAATAAGACAGGTTGCCTATGAACTTTATGTAAAAAGTGGATGCATTCCAGGAAGAGACCTTGATAACTGGCTTGAGGCAGAGAGAATTGTTTTAGCAAAATATGAAAGTGAAGAAATATCCGGGTGTTGTGAACCTGAGGCAGAAGAAAAACCCAAAAGAAAAAGAGGAAGTAAAAAAGGAGCTAAACCTAAATCTAAAGGTAGGAGTAAAAAATCGTGA
- the amrS gene encoding AmmeMemoRadiSam system radical SAM enzyme, which yields MKEALFYEKLSDGKLKCGLCNHHCIISPDARGICGVRENREGILYSLVYGKIIAYHIDPIEKKPLFHFYPGSVSYSISTVGCNFRCLHCQNYAISQYPKLYKDIPGEDFTPEDVVKEARASGCKSISYTYTEPTIFIEFAYDCMVLAHKEGIKNVFVSNGYMSKEALRFIAPYLDAINVDLKGDDDFYKKICGARVEPVMENIKLLKELDVWVEVTTLIIPELNDSEDFLRKTAQFLVSIDPAIPWHVTQFYPTYQLLDKPRTPVETLRKAREIGLKEGLKFVYTGNIPGEGGENSYCPNCKNIVIERFGFFINKINIKESRCLNCGTPLEGMGLP from the coding sequence GTGAAAGAAGCTTTATTTTATGAAAAGCTTTCTGATGGTAAACTAAAATGCGGTTTATGTAATCATCATTGCATAATCTCTCCTGATGCTCGGGGAATTTGTGGAGTAAGAGAAAATAGAGAAGGAATACTTTATAGTCTTGTTTACGGGAAAATAATTGCTTATCACATTGACCCAATTGAAAAGAAACCTCTTTTCCATTTCTATCCTGGTTCAGTTTCTTATTCAATCTCCACTGTAGGATGCAATTTTCGGTGTCTGCATTGCCAAAACTACGCAATTTCACAATATCCAAAGCTTTATAAAGACATTCCAGGTGAAGATTTTACTCCAGAAGATGTTGTAAAGGAAGCAAGAGCAAGTGGATGTAAGAGTATATCCTATACTTATACTGAACCCACGATATTCATTGAGTTTGCCTATGATTGTATGGTTCTTGCTCACAAAGAAGGAATAAAAAATGTTTTTGTAAGCAACGGTTATATGTCAAAGGAGGCTTTAAGATTCATTGCACCATATCTTGATGCAATCAATGTTGATTTAAAAGGGGATGATGATTTTTACAAAAAAATATGTGGAGCAAGAGTTGAGCCTGTAATGGAAAATATCAAACTATTAAAAGAACTTGATGTTTGGGTTGAGGTGACTACTTTAATTATTCCAGAATTAAATGATTCTGAAGATTTTTTAAGAAAAACAGCTCAGTTTCTTGTATCAATTGATCCTGCAATTCCATGGCATGTAACTCAGTTTTATCCAACATATCAGCTTTTAGACAAACCAAGAACTCCTGTTGAAACTTTAAGAAAAGCGAGAGAAATAGGACTCAAGGAAGGATTAAAATTTGTTTATACAGGAAATATTCCAGGAGAAGGAGGAGAAAACAGTTACTGCCCAAATTGTAAAAATATTGTTATTGAAAGATTTGGATTTTTCATTAATAAAATAAACATAAAGGAATCTCGCTGTTTAAACTGCGGGACTCCTTTAGAGGGGATGGGACTACCTTAA